From a single Lolium rigidum isolate FL_2022 chromosome 7, APGP_CSIRO_Lrig_0.1, whole genome shotgun sequence genomic region:
- the LOC124673973 gene encoding uncharacterized protein LOC124673973, protein MGCISSKLLPPGPGGRNGGGGGKARTTVRGRVDHVVSLTSTTYGVLDLQTKHAAPGSCPDKEEQPLPQEQEKPISREWKRASTKQRPPPLVLPDAKKPLIVPDAKKPEPGMEVINSWEIMAGLEDADSPAKKPSKPGRWSPARVLSLALPSPRRSSAKRRSTPGKENSPLQRCSGNTNSSNKPSDAADEDRVVLRPYNSIDNSKLSRAPKRFSSPASTRVTRKPNPTDTQGGMSSSRRSLSPLFDPELLASIERELSEEGAHIKRVDKPRQPKVVPAIVAEGRCPPGGADAVVLYTTTLRGIRKTFEDCNAVRAAIEAHDVKLIERDVSMDSGYREELRLLLGGRDLRVPAVFVRGKHVGGAAEVTRMEEEGKLRALLQGLPRARVWCAGCAGVRFVMCRDCNGSRKVRVDGDRKETAPCGECNENGLVRCPICS, encoded by the coding sequence ATGGGGTGCATCTCGTCGAAGCTCCTCCCGCCGGGGCCCGGAggccgcaatggcggcggcggcggcaaagcGCGCACCACCGTGCGCGGCCGCGTCGACCACGTCGTCTCCCTCACCTCCACCACCTACGGCGTGCTCGACCTCCAGACCAAGCACGCCGCGCCCGGATCGTGCCCAGACAAGGAGGAGCAGCCGCTGCCGCAGGAGCAGGAGAAGCCGATCAGCCGGGAGTGGAAGCGCGCCTCCACCAAGCAGCGCCCGCCGCCCCTCGTCCTCCCCGACGCCAAGAAGCCCCTCATCGTCCCTGACGCCAAGAAGCCGGAGCCCGGCATGGAGGTGATCAACTCGTGGGAGATCATGGCGGGGCTGGAGGACGCGGACTCGCCGGCCAAGAAACCCTCCAAGCCGGGCCGCTGGTCGCCCGCCAGGGTGCTCTCCCTGGCCCTCCCTTCGCCCAGGCGGTCGTCCGCGAAGCGCAGGAGCACGCCGGGGAAGGAGAACAGCCCGCTGCAGCGCTGCTCCGGCAACACCAACAGCAGCAACAAACCCAGCGACGCCGCCGACGAGGACCGGGTTGTCCTCCGCCCGTACAACTCCATCGACAACTCCAAGCTCTCCCGGGCGCCGAAGCGGTTCTCCTCCCCGGCCAGCACCCGTGTCACCCGGAAGCCCAACCCCACCGACACCCAGGGCGGGATGTCCTCCTCGCGCCGGAGCCTGAGCCCGCTGTTCGACCCGGAGCTCCTGGCGTCCATCGAGCGGGAGCTCTCGGAGGAAGGCGCGCACATCAAGCGGGTGGACAAGCCCCGGCAGCCCAAGGTGGTGCCGGCGATCGTGGCGGAGGGCCGGTGCCCGCCGGGCGGCGCGGACGCGGTCGTGCTCTACACCACCAcgctccgcggcatccgcaagacCTTCGAGGACTGCAACGCCGTGCGCGCCGCCATCGAGGCCCACGACGTCAAGCTCATCGAGCGGGACGTGTCCATGGACTCGGGGTACAGGGAGGAGCTGCGGCTGCTGCTGGGCGGCCGGGACCTGCGCGTGCCCGCGGTGTTCGTCCGGGGCAAGCACGTCGGGGGCGCGGCCGAGGTGACCAGGATGGAGGAGGAGGGCAAGCTCAGGGCACTGCTCCAGGGGCTGCCGCGGGCGCGGGTCTGGTGCGCGGGGTGCGCCGGCGTCAGGTTCGTCATGTGCAGGGACTGCAACGGCAGCCGCAAGGTGCGCGTCGACGGCGACCGGAAGGAGACGGCACCATGCGGCGAGTGCAACGAGAACGGCCTCGTCCGGTGCCCCATCTGCTCCTGA